The nucleotide window TGGGGCGACGTAGCCACGGTCGAGCCGGCGAAAGATTTCGTCAGGTGACGAAATTTTCGCGACATCTCGAAATCGAGAATTGATTCGTCGATAGCGGCGAAACTGTAAATAATCCAAATgcgtatattattatgttatcgAATTATTCGAACTGCATGGGGTTAGAAAAGAGGAAGTTCGCACCTACACCTATCTAGCTGTCATTCTCAGCTGATTCATTCACCTCGCCGGACGACATTcctttattgtatttttttctttttttttacgcatttAATACAGAtcgacttttattttcttaatcattATCAGTAAAGAGcggataataattacaatggATATTTTGTTTAACGAAAGCTGCTAACAGAATTATTAGGCGTACAAGTAAACATTAATATGGTTCATTGACTGGATCATAAAAAGTGCTATAAACTCTCAATGCGATTTTAATCTACGTATCTACGATTTTATCTATTTCCTAATCGCGTCGCTATTgggataatatgataaaacttAGGGTCGTctaataattgcattttcaGAACCGGGCCCTGGTCTCAGTCCGAAATTATGATGTGACAGCGCTCGAAGTATCTGAGGGAAGTGATGGCTTCGATCTGTCGACGCTGGAGATTATGGATATTGCCTGTACTGACCTGCTTGTATGCATTGCTCATTGTTGTACTCGTACCAATACTGCTAGTCAATTCCATCAAGCATAATTTCAAAAAGGAGGATCAAGGTGCGCTGGTGGGTGGTGCTTTCGTCTTGCTAGCATTACCCATTGCTTTCTATGAGATTGTCCAGCACATGATATACTACACGCAACCTAGACTACAGAAGTATATAATAAGGTAAGCCTTCTGTTGCcaagaaaatttatagatttaacttttcatttatttattttttttatatagtattaaattcctatataacattaagtatatgtaaatatggaatttatttatatattatatattaatatttttaggatATTATGGATGGTACCCATCTATGCAGTAAATgctgtaagaaaaaaatttcaaatctttCTTGCGTatagtacaaaaatatttattcaattgttTAATGAATGTTTCCTTGTCTGCACAGTGGTTAGGTTTGGTATATCCTGAAGGCAGTATATACGTGGATAGCTTAAGAGAATGCTATGAAGcttatgtgatatataattttatgatgtaCCTACTGGCCTATTTGAACACTGATCACCAATTGGAACATAGACTGGAGATCTCTCCTCAAGTGCATCACATGTTTCCTCTTTGCTGTCTTCCCGATTGGGAAATGGGCAGAGAATTTGTACATATGTGCAAGCatggaattttacaatatacagCTGTTAGGCCTATTTCAACTTTAGTATCAttgtaagagaaatatttttatttaaatctatgttgcgatatatttatttgaatgtgTTTACTTTATCCTGTGCTTTTATCTTTACAGCATTTGCGAATTGAATGGAGTATATGGAGAAGGTGAATTTAGGGGAGATGTTGCTTTCCCATATATGATTGCTCTAAACAATCTATCACAATTTGTTGCCATGTACTGTTT belongs to Anoplolepis gracilipes chromosome 4, ASM4749672v1, whole genome shotgun sequence and includes:
- the LOC140664798 gene encoding transmembrane protein 184C, coding for MASICRRWRLWILPVLTCLYALLIVVLVPILLVNSIKHNFKKEDQGALVGGAFVLLALPIAFYEIVQHMIYYTQPRLQKYIIRILWMVPIYAVNAWLGLVYPEGSIYVDSLRECYEAYVIYNFMMYLLAYLNTDHQLEHRLEISPQVHHMFPLCCLPDWEMGREFVHMCKHGILQYTAVRPISTLVSFICELNGVYGEGEFRGDVAFPYMIALNNLSQFVAMYCLVLFYRANVEALKPMKPIGKFLCIKAVVFFSFFQGVLIALLVYFDVISSIFKTNDTDDIRNISSKLQDFLICIEMFLAAVAHHYSFSYKPFVNLAQGQAWWDAFRAMWDVSDVHNDIKEHLGVVGSSLSRRIRGHGAYQQAWGSATERTSLLPEAIVINQARSAPTCSFSGYNTAEAGLNNNPSIGESEEATPDVQDNSNTVNT